The Acidicapsa acidisoli genome contains a region encoding:
- a CDS encoding CpaF family protein, which produces MSFELILPFLRPIEPLLLDESVSEIMGNPDSTWWYERDGILSRDASIEFDAARLRTGLEVVANRLGKKLDEDNPLLNAQLPDGSRLAAVIPPVVRDTPAMVIRKFTSRRYTVEDLIARGTLSRPLAEFLAAQIEDGKTILISGGTGTGKTTLLNILGQSIPDHERIVVIEDTAELRIEKPNILPVECQTDTHRKPVTFDDLLKAALRWRPDRIILGEVRGIEARTLLDSFNTGHAGSLATIHANSAAKALRRFANLVLRSHSQATFADIEAEIGESVDFVVHVAREPGRRVIREVLRLNGYNRALERFNYEMVYGADTIPNPNHYPDREEPHNAIA; this is translated from the coding sequence ATGAGCTTCGAGTTAATCCTTCCGTTCCTCCGCCCCATCGAACCGCTCTTGCTTGACGAGAGCGTCAGCGAAATCATGGGCAATCCCGATTCGACATGGTGGTACGAACGAGACGGCATTCTCTCCCGCGACGCCAGCATTGAGTTCGATGCTGCGCGCCTGCGGACTGGCCTCGAAGTCGTAGCCAACAGACTCGGCAAGAAGCTCGACGAGGACAACCCGCTGCTCAACGCGCAGCTCCCCGATGGGAGCCGCCTGGCCGCCGTCATTCCGCCGGTAGTCCGTGACACTCCAGCGATGGTCATCCGCAAGTTCACGAGCCGCCGTTACACGGTGGAAGATTTGATCGCTCGCGGAACGCTATCGCGTCCCCTTGCGGAGTTCCTTGCCGCCCAAATAGAGGATGGCAAGACCATCCTTATAAGCGGCGGAACGGGTACCGGAAAGACAACGCTATTGAACATCCTTGGCCAGTCGATTCCCGATCATGAACGCATCGTTGTGATCGAGGATACCGCCGAATTGCGCATAGAGAAGCCGAACATCCTGCCCGTCGAATGCCAGACTGATACGCACCGGAAGCCGGTGACGTTCGACGACCTGCTGAAGGCCGCGCTGCGCTGGCGGCCGGACCGGATCATCCTGGGCGAGGTACGCGGAATCGAGGCCCGCACGCTGCTCGATTCCTTCAATACTGGTCACGCCGGCTCGCTTGCCACCATCCATGCCAACTCAGCCGCAAAGGCGCTTCGCCGCTTTGCGAATCTTGTGCTGCGCAGCCATTCTCAGGCGACCTTTGCGGACATCGAAGCCGAGATCGGGGAGTCCGTCGATTTCGTCGTCCATGTAGCCCGCGAGCCGGGGCGTCGCGTCATTCGCGAAGTGCTTCGATTGAACGGCTACAACCGAGCGTTGGAGAGGTTTAACTACGAGATGGTTTACGGCGCAGATACCATCCCCAATCCCAACCACTATCCCGACAGAGAGGAGCCACACAATGCCATTGCTTGA
- a CDS encoding type IV secretion system DNA-binding domain-containing protein, producing MPTVQQWGRRESIIWPPRGYLYTLGAFFLAIVATGFFICLRFQFGLAPLQRYYLPYYLRSETAGLTHLMSKYQMLYVSDGVSNRRAALEADVQPGATPPFGGPSIPLTLTLKAAIHGTYYLEREAPRTYPNKTLHAWLAHWIYEDASIYDLFKLQLFFGLAAFVLQVPFSIRKDIARIKQLRYGRRLKGPVLVNAKEFTKAVVGNGIGISTNDSKLPLRIPRDAENKHFLIVGDTGSGKSSIIRQMLYQVDARGDSAIVYDPACEFVKQFYDPHRGDIVLNPLDARMPYWNPSKELRRKAEAKALAVSLYQPEGVTNRFFVEAPQKIFAHLLSYLPTPEDLIKWMSDPSEIDKRVQNTEYWMLIDPKAPQQRTGVLGSLNMSADSFRLLPKESETTSAWTATKWAETRRGWIFITSRPTMREALRPLISLWIDTLVLRLLNEPMQDQKPVWFVIDELASLQRLPQLHTAITENRKSQNPVILGFQGRSQMEARYGEDSEAMLSQPATKIFLRTTEPRAAKWVSEAIGEVEIERLRETHYDGSRTGKNFALDRQTEPLVLPSEVSGLDDLRGFLKYGNHVARFSFPFIALQEKSPGFDERMMDDLIVPSPPLPVEPEPTQGQFQFAEHANSTLGQGMQ from the coding sequence ATGCCAACCGTTCAGCAATGGGGTCGCAGGGAGTCGATTATCTGGCCGCCGCGCGGCTACCTTTACACGCTCGGAGCGTTCTTTCTGGCGATCGTCGCAACTGGATTCTTCATCTGCTTGCGCTTTCAATTCGGGTTGGCCCCCCTCCAGCGCTACTACCTGCCCTACTACCTGCGCAGCGAGACTGCTGGCCTCACGCATCTAATGAGCAAATACCAAATGCTCTATGTCTCGGATGGAGTCTCGAACCGCCGGGCGGCGCTCGAAGCGGATGTTCAGCCAGGAGCCACGCCGCCGTTTGGTGGTCCATCGATTCCGCTCACGCTCACCCTGAAGGCCGCTATCCATGGCACCTATTACCTTGAGCGCGAGGCCCCTCGTACCTACCCAAACAAGACGCTTCACGCCTGGCTCGCTCATTGGATTTACGAGGACGCTTCGATCTACGACCTCTTCAAGTTACAGCTCTTCTTCGGACTCGCTGCATTCGTTCTGCAGGTTCCGTTTTCCATTCGGAAAGACATCGCGCGCATCAAGCAACTGCGATATGGCCGGCGCCTGAAGGGCCCCGTCCTTGTCAACGCAAAAGAGTTTACCAAGGCAGTTGTAGGTAATGGCATCGGGATCTCGACCAATGATTCCAAGCTGCCTCTGCGCATCCCGCGCGACGCCGAAAACAAGCACTTCCTGATCGTGGGCGATACGGGATCGGGCAAATCGAGCATCATCCGCCAGATGCTTTACCAGGTCGATGCGCGTGGCGACAGCGCCATCGTTTATGACCCTGCCTGCGAGTTCGTGAAGCAGTTCTACGACCCGCACCGTGGCGATATTGTCCTCAACCCACTCGATGCCCGGATGCCGTATTGGAATCCGTCAAAAGAGTTGCGCCGCAAGGCCGAAGCAAAGGCTCTGGCCGTGTCACTTTACCAGCCCGAGGGCGTTACGAATCGCTTTTTCGTAGAGGCCCCGCAAAAGATATTCGCGCATTTGCTCAGCTATCTGCCCACGCCGGAGGATCTCATCAAGTGGATGTCCGACCCATCGGAAATCGACAAGCGTGTCCAAAATACTGAGTATTGGATGCTGATCGATCCGAAGGCTCCGCAACAGCGAACCGGCGTGCTCGGCTCGCTCAATATGAGCGCGGACAGCTTTCGGCTGCTTCCGAAAGAGAGTGAAACAACGTCTGCCTGGACGGCAACCAAGTGGGCTGAGACGCGGCGCGGCTGGATCTTCATCACGTCCCGCCCTACGATGCGTGAGGCGCTTCGTCCGCTCATCAGTCTTTGGATCGACACGTTGGTTTTGCGTTTGCTCAATGAGCCCATGCAAGACCAGAAACCTGTCTGGTTTGTCATCGACGAGCTGGCCAGCTTGCAGCGGTTGCCGCAGCTTCATACCGCGATAACCGAGAATCGCAAATCTCAGAACCCAGTCATTCTTGGCTTCCAGGGCCGCAGCCAGATGGAAGCTCGATACGGAGAGGATTCCGAAGCCATGCTTTCGCAGCCGGCTACCAAGATATTCCTGCGCACCACGGAACCGCGCGCAGCCAAATGGGTCAGCGAGGCCATTGGCGAAGTGGAGATCGAGCGCCTTCGGGAAACTCACTACGACGGCTCACGCACCGGGAAGAATTTCGCACTTGACCGCCAGACGGAACCGCTTGTCCTGCCTTCGGAAGTGTCCGGCCTCGACGATCTGCGCGGCTTTCTCAAGTATGGCAATCATGTTGCTCGATTCTCATTTCCCTTCATCGCTCTCCAAGAGAAAAGCCCCGGATTCGATGAACGAATGATGGACGACCTGATCGTGCCCAGCCCTCCACTCCCAGTCGAGCCAGAGCCGACTCAGGGACAATTCCAATTCGCCGAACATGCAAATTCCACACTTGGACAAGGAATGCAGTAG
- the mobF gene encoding MobF family relaxase, which produces MLTISKPLSASQAQSYHAKEFTAKEQNYWSERGVIQGEWQGRLASQFGLTGAVSSEDFARFSQGQHPATGEQLVRQRASYEYQDADGKTVKTMEHRAGWDATFSAPKSISLTALVGGDENVRIAHRESVRMALEQLEMYTQARIGGNHAPETTAKFIAAKFEHDTARPVDGYVAPQLHTHAVVFNVTERDNGQPRAIQPQSLFASQQFATAIYQSELTYQLRQLGYEIAVGRSGAPEIKGYTQEYLDASSPRSQQIREYLERTGRVGKEAAEIAAHSTRDRKEIHSPGEVMAAHRKLAADFGHQAEAVVRAARERVQHQEKPVNSFDRVRESLTFSRDKNFEREAVVDERALIRDGLRRGMGEVTFAQVRGNLDARLASGEFQIVNLSQSQPARQFTTAKTIEAEHEIVRRVREGQNTVEPVMSRQQAIAVTDQNTHLNRAQKSVVEDVLSSTDRVQGIQGYAGVGKTTTLSVIRSAAETHGYQVEGFAPTSRAARQLGEAGIESGTLQGFLARSPKPATLEQRHFYFVDESSLASTNQMREFLARLGPNDRVLLIGDTRQHQGVEAGRPFEQLQEAGMRTAKLDEIVRQKDPALKSAVELLAKGQVSAALESLQQQGRVKEIPGTEERIRAIARSYVESPEKTLIVSPDNASRRELNTAVRQELKANGTLAPEDHRFRVLVQRQDMTGAERSWASHYEVNDVVRYARGSKTAGIEAGTYGAVVGINPAANLLTVEKTSGEQAVYDPRRLTGVSVYREIDREFSVGDRIQFTAPDKALAVANRDLAAIESITPVGRISARLDNNREIEFNAHEHRHFDHGYAVTSHSSQGLTAERVLVNADTTVHPDLLNSRFGYVSISRASHEATLFTDDMNKLSPQLSADVSKTSALQINQSLSASQQIGIGTEI; this is translated from the coding sequence ATGCTCACTATCTCCAAACCGCTCTCCGCCAGCCAGGCGCAAAGCTACCATGCCAAGGAATTCACGGCCAAAGAGCAGAATTATTGGTCCGAACGCGGCGTGATTCAAGGCGAATGGCAAGGGCGGCTTGCGTCGCAATTTGGCCTTACCGGAGCCGTCTCATCGGAGGACTTTGCCAGATTCAGCCAAGGCCAGCATCCGGCGACCGGCGAGCAGCTTGTCCGCCAGCGTGCCTCCTATGAATATCAGGATGCAGACGGCAAGACGGTTAAGACAATGGAGCATCGCGCTGGTTGGGATGCGACCTTTTCCGCCCCGAAATCCATCTCACTGACCGCACTTGTCGGCGGCGATGAAAATGTGCGCATCGCGCACCGAGAGAGTGTTCGCATGGCGCTGGAACAGCTTGAAATGTATACGCAGGCCCGCATCGGCGGAAACCACGCGCCCGAAACGACTGCGAAATTCATCGCGGCCAAATTCGAGCACGACACTGCCCGCCCGGTCGATGGTTACGTTGCGCCACAGCTCCATACCCACGCGGTCGTCTTCAACGTGACCGAGCGCGACAACGGCCAGCCGCGCGCCATCCAACCGCAAAGCCTCTTCGCCTCACAGCAATTTGCCACCGCTATCTATCAATCGGAGTTGACCTACCAGCTTCGCCAGCTTGGTTACGAGATCGCTGTTGGCCGCAGCGGCGCGCCGGAGATCAAGGGCTACACCCAGGAATACCTTGACGCGTCCAGCCCGCGTAGCCAGCAGATTCGTGAATATCTTGAGCGCACAGGGCGCGTCGGCAAGGAGGCCGCAGAGATTGCCGCGCACTCAACGCGCGACCGCAAAGAAATCCACTCTCCGGGCGAAGTCATGGCGGCGCATCGCAAGCTCGCCGCCGACTTCGGCCACCAGGCCGAAGCGGTCGTCCGCGCCGCGCGGGAGCGCGTTCAGCATCAGGAGAAGCCCGTCAACTCCTTTGACCGCGTGCGCGAGTCGCTGACCTTTTCCCGCGACAAGAACTTCGAGCGTGAGGCCGTGGTCGATGAGCGGGCACTGATCCGTGACGGTCTCCGCCGCGGCATGGGTGAAGTGACTTTCGCCCAGGTACGCGGCAACCTGGATGCTCGCCTCGCTTCAGGGGAATTCCAGATCGTCAACCTCTCGCAGAGTCAACCAGCCCGCCAGTTCACCACGGCCAAAACCATCGAAGCTGAACATGAAATCGTCCGCCGCGTGCGCGAGGGCCAGAATACGGTCGAGCCCGTCATGTCGCGGCAGCAAGCCATCGCTGTGACCGACCAGAACACGCATCTCAACCGCGCCCAGAAGAGCGTGGTCGAGGATGTGCTCAGCTCTACCGACCGTGTTCAAGGTATCCAGGGCTACGCCGGCGTGGGTAAAACGACGACTCTCTCCGTCATCCGCAGCGCAGCGGAAACGCATGGCTACCAGGTCGAGGGCTTCGCCCCGACCTCCCGCGCTGCACGTCAGCTTGGAGAGGCTGGCATCGAATCAGGGACCCTGCAAGGGTTCCTCGCTCGCTCGCCCAAACCAGCCACTCTGGAACAACGGCACTTCTACTTTGTCGATGAGTCGAGCCTCGCCAGCACCAACCAGATGCGCGAGTTCCTTGCGCGCCTTGGCCCCAACGACCGTGTGCTCCTGATCGGCGACACCCGTCAGCACCAGGGCGTTGAAGCAGGCCGCCCCTTCGAGCAGTTGCAGGAAGCCGGGATGCGCACAGCTAAGCTGGACGAGATCGTCCGCCAGAAAGACCCGGCGCTCAAGTCCGCCGTAGAATTGTTGGCCAAGGGCCAGGTTTCCGCCGCACTTGAATCGCTACAGCAGCAGGGTCGCGTGAAGGAAATTCCCGGCACCGAAGAGCGCATCCGTGCCATCGCCAGGAGCTACGTTGAATCACCTGAAAAGACCCTGATCGTCTCGCCTGACAATGCCTCGCGCCGCGAGTTGAACACCGCCGTGCGGCAGGAACTGAAGGCCAACGGAACACTTGCGCCGGAGGATCACCGTTTCCGTGTGCTCGTTCAGCGCCAGGACATGACCGGCGCCGAACGCTCCTGGGCAAGTCACTACGAAGTGAACGACGTGGTGCGCTATGCGCGGGGTAGCAAGACGGCTGGAATCGAAGCAGGAACCTATGGAGCGGTTGTCGGTATCAATCCCGCCGCCAACCTGCTCACTGTCGAGAAAACCTCCGGCGAGCAGGCCGTATATGACCCGCGCCGGCTAACCGGCGTCAGCGTCTACCGAGAGATCGACCGCGAATTCTCCGTGGGTGACCGCATCCAGTTCACCGCCCCAGACAAGGCGCTTGCCGTTGCCAACCGCGACCTCGCCGCCATCGAGTCCATCACGCCGGTCGGCCGTATTTCAGCCCGTCTCGACAACAACCGCGAGATCGAATTCAATGCCCATGAACACCGCCACTTTGACCACGGATACGCCGTCACCAGCCACAGCTCCCAGGGCCTCACCGCCGAGCGCGTCCTGGTCAACGCCGATACGACCGTCCACCCGGACCTGCTTAACTCCCGCTTCGGCTACGTCTCCATCTCCCGCGCCAGCCACGAAGCCACGCTGTTTACCGACGACATGAACAAGCTCAGCCCGCAACTCAGCGCCGATGTCTCGAAGACTTCCGCGTTGCAGATCAACCAGTCGCTGTCTGCCTCCCAACAAATCGGAATTGGCACGGAAATTTGA
- a CDS encoding tetratricopeptide repeat protein, producing MPAEAKSKGQVRFSPYSFNSKTGELSRSGIRLRLERQPAKVLSMLIEADGDIVQRSELVAALWPGEIEGDFDRRLDKAIAKLRSSLNDDPAKPRYIETLKGRGYRFLGEATIEQTNPNRESSTTPLEVARSIESVDAVSEPEILRELPVPLVPAHGRLYRQFSSWWMAALGGIVLAVFLIALWLHGKSMSPVHSRPTVLVLGFQDVSNSSENIWVSHSVADWLSTDLGAGGDLQVVQGANNPELRTRAAEGGCAELPRKVLDTARRAFDADMVVYGDYSATDDGASGDRWRLNVCLDKTRDHKSPESMTVVGAKGDIAQLVFNAGEVLRSKLGLKQLSNQSLGYLRATLPSILAAARLYAEGTSALEHFEPEEASALLTQAEQFEPEHAATHAALSTAWAALGYQKKSQQEALIAMNLAKGLSPIQQLEYEGLADEAKSDWPAAVGIYTKLFLRYPDSVSYGLKLATAQINAAKAQLAVETVRTLRSKNETARSDPRVDLVEAAADSARSDYQGQLAASKQAEVHAEAQSVGLLVADARMEQGDANDMLGNWTDALRLWRLAGQSYDSIGDRGGMARALNRQANMAWKKGDAPTARAFFNESLSLSQAIGDNAGIAYCLSHLGIVRMAVDRAPDGGMPEAVKMYNQAAAIYHTIGNEAEEGYVYSLIGDEAMQRLQYEEARIFYLKAMALSQAANDKSRIAGRLLDLGIVDQVEGRNPEAIQFFRQSSQAYEELGQRDRAAIARIRLGISLFRSGKMDDAERTLQDSLATMRSFGRLNQVREALGDLARLELVQNPARAEVLAREQLKLDQQLVVGNVCCSANYALIAQTLFSQGRLQEAKEEIREAFARDQKSLAHEPLPDMLLARGDVRMTDRDYPGADADFDRALQMAQTRRARYVELQARLGLAELHFHQQGPSAKPELERVKHDAEQLGYGIFAIKIDAFLRSFHSAQ from the coding sequence ATGCCTGCTGAGGCAAAATCCAAAGGACAGGTGAGGTTCTCTCCCTACTCATTTAACTCGAAGACAGGCGAATTGAGCCGCTCCGGGATACGGCTGCGCCTTGAGCGTCAACCCGCCAAAGTCCTCTCGATGCTCATTGAAGCTGACGGAGATATTGTCCAGCGCTCCGAGCTGGTCGCCGCTTTATGGCCTGGGGAGATCGAGGGCGACTTCGATCGCCGGCTCGACAAGGCGATCGCCAAGCTGCGTTCGAGCCTGAACGACGATCCTGCCAAGCCGCGTTACATCGAAACGCTCAAGGGGCGCGGCTACCGCTTCCTCGGCGAAGCCACGATCGAGCAAACCAATCCCAATCGAGAAAGTTCGACGACACCGCTGGAGGTGGCGCGGTCTATCGAGTCTGTCGACGCTGTAAGCGAACCTGAGATTCTTCGGGAGTTACCGGTCCCACTCGTTCCCGCACACGGACGCCTGTATCGCCAGTTTTCTTCCTGGTGGATGGCCGCTCTTGGCGGCATCGTTTTGGCGGTATTCCTGATCGCATTGTGGTTGCACGGAAAATCTATGTCTCCCGTTCACAGTCGCCCGACAGTTCTGGTTCTCGGTTTCCAAGACGTTTCGAACTCATCTGAGAATATTTGGGTATCCCACTCCGTGGCGGACTGGCTCTCGACCGATCTTGGCGCAGGCGGAGATCTCCAAGTCGTTCAGGGGGCAAACAATCCTGAACTTCGGACACGAGCTGCCGAAGGCGGTTGCGCCGAATTGCCGCGCAAAGTGCTTGATACTGCTCGTAGGGCTTTCGACGCCGATATGGTCGTCTACGGCGACTATTCTGCGACCGATGACGGGGCATCAGGAGACCGCTGGCGCCTCAATGTCTGCCTGGACAAAACGCGAGATCACAAGAGCCCGGAGTCGATGACTGTCGTTGGGGCCAAGGGCGATATCGCACAACTGGTTTTCAATGCGGGAGAAGTGCTCAGGTCGAAGCTGGGGTTGAAGCAGCTTTCAAACCAGTCGTTGGGTTATTTGCGGGCTACTCTACCGTCGATTCTCGCGGCGGCACGGCTCTACGCAGAAGGAACCTCAGCATTGGAGCACTTCGAGCCTGAGGAGGCGAGTGCACTCTTGACTCAAGCAGAGCAATTCGAACCCGAGCACGCCGCAACGCACGCGGCTCTTTCGACTGCATGGGCCGCACTTGGCTATCAAAAGAAGAGCCAGCAGGAAGCGTTAATTGCCATGAATCTGGCGAAAGGACTTTCGCCAATTCAGCAACTTGAATATGAGGGGCTTGCCGACGAAGCCAAAAGTGATTGGCCGGCTGCGGTCGGCATTTACACGAAACTCTTTCTTCGATATCCAGACAGCGTCAGCTATGGATTGAAATTAGCAACTGCGCAGATAAACGCAGCAAAAGCGCAGCTTGCGGTAGAGACCGTGCGTACCTTGCGGAGTAAGAATGAGACTGCGCGGTCAGATCCTCGTGTTGATCTCGTCGAGGCTGCCGCCGATTCCGCGCGCTCTGACTATCAAGGGCAACTCGCGGCCTCAAAACAGGCGGAAGTACATGCAGAGGCGCAGAGTGTAGGTTTGCTCGTTGCCGATGCGCGAATGGAGCAGGGTGACGCCAACGATATGCTTGGCAATTGGACCGATGCACTGCGTCTGTGGCGCTTGGCGGGACAGAGCTATGACTCAATTGGCGACCGCGGCGGCATGGCCAGAGCATTAAATCGTCAGGCAAACATGGCGTGGAAGAAGGGCGATGCTCCAACTGCACGGGCGTTTTTCAATGAGTCGCTTAGCCTGAGTCAAGCGATAGGTGACAATGCTGGCATAGCCTATTGCCTCTCGCACCTTGGGATTGTCCGAATGGCAGTAGATCGCGCCCCTGACGGTGGAATGCCAGAGGCGGTCAAGATGTACAATCAGGCCGCTGCCATCTATCACACCATTGGAAATGAAGCGGAAGAGGGGTACGTCTACAGTTTGATCGGCGATGAGGCCATGCAGCGTTTGCAGTATGAAGAGGCGCGCATCTTCTATCTAAAGGCGATGGCGTTGAGCCAGGCTGCAAACGACAAGAGCCGGATCGCTGGTCGCCTGCTTGATCTGGGGATTGTGGATCAGGTGGAAGGACGTAATCCAGAGGCCATACAATTCTTTCGACAATCGAGCCAGGCATATGAAGAGTTAGGCCAACGAGATCGTGCCGCCATCGCAAGAATTCGTTTGGGAATATCACTGTTCCGATCGGGAAAAATGGATGACGCCGAGCGGACCCTACAAGACAGCCTGGCCACTATGCGCTCTTTTGGCCGCCTCAATCAGGTGCGTGAAGCGCTTGGCGATTTGGCAAGATTGGAACTCGTGCAAAATCCGGCTAGGGCAGAAGTCCTGGCACGGGAACAGCTCAAACTGGATCAGCAGCTGGTGGTGGGGAATGTTTGTTGCTCCGCAAATTACGCGTTAATTGCCCAAACCCTGTTCTCCCAAGGTAGATTGCAAGAAGCTAAAGAAGAGATCCGCGAGGCATTTGCTCGCGACCAGAAATCGCTGGCTCACGAGCCCTTGCCGGACATGCTGCTCGCGCGGGGCGATGTTAGGATGACCGACCGTGACTACCCCGGAGCAGATGCCGATTTCGATCGAGCTCTGCAGATGGCGCAGACTCGGAGGGCGCGTTACGTCGAGCTGCAGGCCCGTCTGGGACTCGCCGAGTTGCACTTTCATCAGCAAGGGCCATCCGCAAAACCGGAGTTGGAACGCGTGAAGCACGACGCGGAGCAACTCGGTTATGGAATCTTTGCCATCAAGATCGACGCATTTCTGCGTTCCTTTCACTCCGCACAATAG
- a CDS encoding helix-turn-helix transcriptional regulator, with product MVVGAEAVSQLIGQLYGAAADPARWEVFLESMMHTMGGTASSIIVHGDEEAGVGRHTVSKGIRDEYARAYEEYYSSKNIVLEASLAIDPLNYVGTLQSCIDLGVYRRSEIYNDYARPQNLFYQCSALLSRNGGSAAAISFMRPERDGAFGEEHVQLLTLLAPHMRQAFHIHGTLRRHERSEAGLEAALDQSETAMFLLDGAGRLLRANARGHQMLVEGNGLVARSGQLQPSVPQNGREFDELVSATCATGAGRRQFPGGFLLLHRLEGRPLHCRLTPFYSYNSFLEASPCAILLVGDPDRRPSSRSDVLRALYRLTPSEGQLADLLLAGETVSTAAEKRRITEESARTQLKSILHKTDTSRQSDLIRLLLSIPV from the coding sequence ATGGTTGTTGGCGCAGAAGCAGTATCTCAGCTGATCGGACAGCTCTATGGGGCAGCGGCAGACCCTGCGCGCTGGGAAGTCTTCCTGGAATCCATGATGCACACGATGGGGGGGACAGCTTCGAGCATCATCGTTCACGGCGACGAGGAGGCAGGCGTGGGCCGGCACACCGTGAGCAAAGGAATTCGAGACGAATATGCTCGGGCTTATGAGGAGTATTACAGCTCCAAGAATATTGTCCTTGAAGCCTCTCTCGCGATCGACCCTCTTAACTACGTCGGGACACTGCAGTCCTGCATAGATTTGGGAGTCTACCGAAGGAGCGAGATTTACAATGACTACGCGCGCCCCCAGAATCTCTTTTACCAGTGCAGTGCTCTCCTGTCACGCAACGGCGGCAGTGCAGCTGCAATCTCGTTCATGCGTCCGGAGCGAGATGGCGCCTTTGGGGAGGAGCATGTGCAGTTGCTCACTTTGCTTGCGCCGCACATGCGTCAGGCCTTTCATATTCATGGAACGTTGCGGCGTCATGAGCGGTCCGAGGCAGGACTGGAAGCCGCCCTCGATCAATCTGAAACCGCGATGTTTCTGCTGGATGGAGCGGGGCGATTGCTACGCGCCAACGCTCGCGGGCATCAGATGCTCGTCGAAGGCAATGGCCTAGTTGCAAGAAGCGGACAGTTGCAACCCTCGGTACCGCAGAACGGCCGGGAGTTCGACGAGTTGGTTTCAGCCACCTGCGCTACCGGTGCGGGACGTCGCCAGTTTCCAGGGGGTTTCCTGCTACTGCACCGTCTCGAGGGCCGTCCGCTGCACTGCAGATTGACTCCGTTCTACAGCTACAACTCGTTCCTCGAAGCATCGCCCTGCGCCATACTCCTAGTCGGTGATCCCGACCGCAGACCTTCTTCGCGAAGCGATGTGCTTCGAGCCCTCTACCGGCTGACTCCTTCAGAGGGCCAGTTGGCCGATCTGTTGCTCGCCGGCGAAACCGTCTCGACGGCCGCTGAAAAGCGCCGCATTACGGAAGAATCTGCTCGCACCCAATTAAAGAGCATCCTGCACAAGACCGATACCAGCCGCCAGAGCGACCTCATTCGGCTTCTCCTGAGTATTCCTGTCTGA